Genomic DNA from Parambassis ranga chromosome 5, fParRan2.1, whole genome shotgun sequence:
GTATCTGTGTCCACcatcttgtctgtgtgtgttcctgctgtgctgctgtgacttTAAGCTGTGTtgacagagcaaacacacacacaccgcttccagtgttctctgtgtgtgtgtctgtgtgtgtgtgtgtgtctgtgtgtgtgtgtctgtaatgagAACATTCAGATATATGTTCACTTAAAGTCACATTTCTCCGTGCAGACTTCCTGATGTTCACAGACCGGCTTCATGTTGGAATGTCAGTCATGTGTTAATGACAGGCTGCAGAGGCCTAATTacagagaagacacacacacacacacacacagacacacacacacagcagctgtcagcagtCACAGAGCTGATCACTACCtgccctctgtctctttgttgtCCTCACTGATCAGACCACTGTGATAGATGATTAATGACTGCATCAATAACCTGCTGTTCAACAGTGATAaggcagcgcacacacacacacacacacacacacacacacacacacagtaacagtatCTCTTCCCAGGCTGCTGAAGGCCTGAGGCAGGGGCGTTCGACCTATactgacacagagagagagaggagatattAACCCAAACAGACAAAGGGATGAGAAAAGCAGGAAGCCCGAGGAGAAAGGGAGActgtgtttccatggtgacgAGGAAACACATAACAGCAGAGGAATGTAAAGAGAGGAAAGAGtgaagggaggaggagcagtaatgaaaggagagagagagacgtggaGCTGGAACGTCCACAGAAACATGGCGACTGAAGGTTATAGGAAAATGTAATTAcacatgagaggaggaggaggaggaggaggagaggaagagcagagggagaaatgtgagggggaggggggctCGTAAAGAGAAGGGAGGGGCACGGTTCAGCCTCTGACTAAGGTCCGCCCCTCTGTCtgccctctgattggctgtcctCAGGTGGTGGGCGGAGCTGAGACATGGCCGCTGCTTCGGTGAAGGTGGCGGTGCGTGTCCGCCCGTTCAACTCCCGAGAGCTGGGACGCAACGCCAAGTGTGTGATCCAGATGCAGGGAAACACCACCTGTaagaacgcacacacacacacacacacagagacacacacacagacacacacacacacacacacagatgacatgTTTACGAACACGCCTCACCCAATCCCAGAAGGCCTCTGCCtgtcatgtgacctctgaccctgctgctcacacacacacagtttattaATAGTCTTTGcaccagcgtgtgtgtgtgtgtgtgtgtgtgcctcaaacacacacacacacacagaagtcacacagtgtgtctgttttctttctgtgcagGCATCTCCAACCCCAAACAGCCCAAAGATGGAGCCAAGAACTTCACCTTCGACTACTCCTACTGGTCACACACATcggtgatcacacacacacatacacacacacacacacacacacagacacacacacagatgtgggaACATTCACGGGGCTAAcggagcagtgtgtgtttctgcaggctGAGGACGCCAGCTTTGCGTCTCAGAGGCAGGTGTATAAGGACATCGGGGAGGAGATGCTGCTGCACGCCTTTGAGGGTGagactcttcatcctcttcatcctcagcctcacagatatccacacacactgaaggacacAGAGATCAGctagcagtgctgctgctgtcctcatgCTGCGTGTGCTAATGCTAACGAAGCCACTGTGTCTCCAGGATACAACGTGTGTATTTTTGCGTACGGCCAGACGGGCGCGGGGAAGAGTTACACCATGATGGGCAAACAGGAGCCGGGGCAGGAAGGCATCATACCGCAGGTAAGAGTGGAGCCTGAGGGAGTCCTGGGAGCCTGGTGGAGTCTGGTGGTGTCTGGTGGAGTCTGGTGGAGTCTGATGGCCTGTGTCTCTTCCAGCTGTGTGAGGATCTGTTTGAGAGGACCGGTGAGAACACGGACCCTGACCTGACCTACTCTGTGGAGGTAAACCCGCTCCGCCCCCTTATGCGCTCAGTTCTTTGACTGGACGTTGACCGGcgtctcctccaccttcaggtGTCCTACATGGAGATTTACTGCGAGCGGGTTCGGGACCTGCTCAACCCAAAGTCTGTGGGCACACTGCGGGTCCGCGAGCATCCCATCCTGGGACCCTACGTGGAGGATCTGTCCAAACTGGCTGTGACTGGATTCACAGACATCCGGGACCTGATGGACGTCGGCAACAAAGCTCGGTCCGTGGACGAGGACTCGATGCTGGTTTACAGTCTGAAACATCTGTTCTTGATTATTAATACCTGGTTATTATTACAGGACGGTCGCAGCCACAAACATGAATGAGACGTCGTCCAGGTCTCATGCTGTCTTCACCATCGTCTTCACCCAAAGACGCCGAGACCAGATGACCAGCCTGGACActgagaaggtgtgtgtgtgtgtgtctgtctttgtatctgtctctctctctctctctctctctgtgtctctgtgtgtgtctttttgtgtgtctctgtgtgcgtctctctgtgtgtgtgtctgtgtgtgcctctgtgtgtctgtgtgtatatgtctctgtgtgcgtctgtctgtgtgtgtctctgtgcgtgcctctgtgtgtctgtgtgtgtgtctctgtgtgtgtctctgtgtgtgcctctgtgtgtctctgtgtgtgtctctgtgctctgtgtgtgtctctgtgtgtctctgtgtgtctgtgtgtgtgtctctgtgtgtctctgtgtgtgtctctgtgtgtgtctctgtgtgtctctgtgtgtctctgtgtgtgtctctgtgtgtgtctctgtgtgtctctgtgtgtctctgtgtgtgtctctttgtgtgtctctgtgtgtgtctctgtgtgtgtctctgtgtctctgtgtgtgtctctgtgtgtgtctctgtgtgtctctttgtgtgcctctgtgtgtctctttgtgtgtctctgtgtgtgtctctgtgtgtgtctctgtgtgtgtctctgtgtgtctctgtgtgtctctttgtgtgtctctgtgtgtgtctctgtgtgtgtctttgtgtgtgtctgtgtctgtgtctctgtgtgtctctgtgtgtgtctctgtgtgtgtctttgtgtgtgtctgtgtctgtgtctctgtgtgtgtctctgtgtgtgtctctgtgtgtgtctgtgtgtctctgtgtgtctctctgtgtgtctttgtgtgtctctgtgtgtgtctctttgtgtgtctttgtgtgtctctgtgtgtctctgtgtgtgtctctgtgtgtgtctctgtgtgtgtctctgtgtgtagcCGCTCTTCTCATTCCCGACCTCCTCTTCAGGTCAGTAAGATCAGCCTGGTCGACCTGGCTGGAAGCGAGCGAGCCGACTCCTCGGGGGCAAAGGGCACGCGGCtcaaggtcagaggtcacagcgtTGTCATGGAGATGCCGTTAAACACCAgcctgacgtgtgtgtgttggttctGATGTGTATGCTTGGCCCGCAGGAAGGAGcgaacatcaacaagtctctgacCACGCTGGGGAAAGTGATTTCGGCGCTGGCTGAGATGGTGGGTCGGGCAGCCGCAGGTGGTTCTGTTCATGTGTTCTGAATCCTGACCCGTCTTCACTCCTCCCCCACAGCAGAGCaacaagaagaggaagagtgaCTTCATCCCCTACAGGGACTCGGTCCTCACCTGGCTGCTGAAGGAGAACCTGGGTATGTTAGCACGCCTCTGAGGACGATCCAGGACCTGGTACCGCTGAGGACTAAAGGGACGGGGTTAATACAGGCTGTGTCTGTTGCAGGGGGGAACTCGCGGACGGCCATGATCGCTGCGCTCAGCCCTGCTGACATCAACTACGAGGAAACCCTGAGCACTCTGAGGTCGGCCGTTGTGCGGAGGTCGATGTGTGTCGTGTGCCGTCAGGCAGCAGGTGTGTTTATCTCACTCGGGCTGATGTCATCACAGGTACGCCGACCGCGCCAAGCAGATCCGCTGCAACGCTGTGATCAACGAGGATCCCAACGCCAAGCTGATCCGAGAGCTGAAGGCCGAGGTGGGCCGGCTCCGGAACCTGCTGTTCTCCCAGggcctgcaggagctgctggacaACACCCGTATGTACACACTgttcatgacacacagacacacacacagacacacacacagacacacacagacacacacagacacacacacacacacatacacatagacacacacagacacacactcatctccTGACAGCCACACTGTGACATgttcatgacacacagacacgcacacacacacacacacacacacacacacacacacagacacacacacactcatctaaTGAcagccacactgtgtgtgtcttcatcctgctggaacgttgttgtttgttgtgtggtgATTGTGGTACGTAcggcatgtctgtgtgcagttaCAGACAAcagcacctgtctgtgtgtctgtgtgtgtgtgtgtgtgtgtgtgtgtgtgtgtgtgtgtgtgtgtgtgtgtgtgtgtctctctgtgtgtgtgtagatatttACAAGCTGTTCTTTACATAACCAGGATTGCAGAGATTCCATCCTTTTAGAACTGAAACAtgagtcttcctcctcctcctccttctcctcttcctcctcctcctcttcctcctcctcctcctcctcatcttcctcctcctcttcctcctccttctcttcgtcctcctcctcctccttctcctcttcctcctccttcctcctcctcctcctcctcatcttcctcctcctcctcctcctcatcttcctcctcctcctcctcctcctcttcctcttcctcctcatcctcctcctcctcttccttctcctcctcttcctcctcttcttcctcctcctcttcctcctccttctcttcgtcctcctcctcctccttctcctcttcctcctcctcttcctcctcctcctcctcatcttcctcctcctcctcctcctcctcatcttcctcctcctcctcctcctcctcatcttcctcctcctcctcttcctcctcctcctcatcctcctcctcatcttcctcctcttcctcctcctcctcctctcttaaagtgaacaacaacaatggcCCCGCCGGGGTTATGGGCGTGTCCTCCTCCCCGCTGCAGCTGGCGCTCACAGCCAATGGAGTCACGTCACCTAAGAATGGCTCCGCCCCTCCAGGTGACTGTCAcatgctggatgtgtgtgtgtttttggatgtgtgtgtatttttggatgtgtttgtggcttcatgtgtgtgttgtttctgcagcGGCTGAACCAGCGTCTGCAGGAGACACACCTGCTGACCCCGACCACCccatggaggagggagaggagggagaagaggcgGTTACCACGGAGACCATAACTAAAGAGGAAGTGGCTGAAAGACTGATggtaggatgtgtgtgtgtgtgtgtgtgtgtctctgtgtgtgtgtgtgtgtgtgtgtgtgtgtgtgtgtgtctctgtatctttgtgtgtctgtgtgtgtgtgtgtctgtgtgtgtctctgtgtgtgtgtgtgtgtctctgtgtgtctgtgtgtgtgtgtctgtgtgtgtgtgtgtctctgtgtctctgtgtgtgtgtgtctctgtgtctctgtgtgtctgtgtgtgtgtctctgtgtctgtgtgtgtgtctctgtgtgtgtgtgtacatgaggaAGTTGTCACGTTACAAACTGCAGACTTGTGTCTTTGCTGCAGGAAACAGAGAAGATCATCGCTGAGCTGAACGAGACGTGGGAGGAGAAGCTCAGAAAGACGGAATCTATCCGTCTGGAGAGGTAACTCCCCCCTCTGATGCTCCAGCTCCTTCCACTCACCCAGCACTGTGTGCACAGCGCCCTctagaggagctgcagacaggtTCAGTAACAGGAAGTAGACTGCTGATACAtgacctccctctctctccctctctcacccagagaggcgctGCTGGCAGAGATGGGCGTGTCCATAAAGGAAGATGGAGGAACCCTGGGCGTCTTCTCTCCTAAAGGGGTGAGTTTATGTTTAACCCTTTACGTCTGTCTGGATCAGAGTGTTATTACTGTGTTATTACAtgcctggtgtgtgtgctgcagacgCCTCACCTGGTCAACCTGAATGAAGACCCTCTGATGTCAGAGTGTCTCCTGTACTACATCAAGGAGGGCGTCACCAGGTCAGAGCCCTTTCTGGGCTGTAGTCCGTCCTCATGCTCAGCCTCAGGTCCTGTTACTGAtggtgtgtccctctgtgtctcaggGTGGGACAGCAGGACGTGGACATCAAACTGTCGGGTCAGTTCATAAAGgagattcactgtgtgtttgtcagtgagaTCAACGAGCAGGGAGAAGGTGAGACGCTGTTTGTTTCTCATGAACTGTACCTTTGACTGCTGTGCTTagagcgccccctggtggcgtCAAACGGGTTGCTTCTATTAATCTGCTCTGACCTCTTAGTCCTGTCTCAGGATGTGGATTATCTCTGAAAAAagtttgtgtaagtgtgtgtgtgtgtgtgtaactgtgtgtgtgtgtaactgtgtgtgtgtgtgtgtgtgtgtttgtgtgtgtgtaaccgtgtgtgtctgtgcacacactcatcctcttttcttctcttcctgtaAAAGCTGCCAGGAAATCTGTCAGGTATCGTTTAACAGTCACTGCTgtagttgccatggtgacaccACCCTCATGTTCACACCCATGTTTCCTGTGCCCCCGccccacccacccctccaccctcgctcacgctgtgtgtgtctgacctgcggGTGCAGTCCTGGAAGCAGGACTTCCACTGACGCCGGCAGAGTGCGTGCTGATGTCTGAAGCCTGTGTtggtctctctctgtgcagtGGAGGTCACTCTGGAGCCGTTAGTCGGAGCGGAGACGTACGTCAACGGGAAGCAGATCACCGAGGCCGTCATACTGAAACAAGGTGCTGAAGGAGATCAGGTGGTGTTCTGTGCTCTCTGTGCTCTGAAGCCACAGCCTCTGACCTCTTCTTGTGTTGCCAGGTAACCGCATCGTGATGGGGAAGAACCACGTGTTTCGGTTCAACCACCCGGAGCAGgcgaggctggagagggagcgCACCGTCACGGCCgagcagcagggggagccagagGACTGGAACTATGCTCAGAGAGAGCTGCTGGAGAAACAAGGCATCGACATCAAACTGGAGATGGAGAAGAGGTACGGAGGcttgacttcctgtttgacttCTGAACAGAACcagttacaaataaaaacagaaatccagcagccagcaggaagccatgatggagtcacatgaccaacactcagagtctcagtctgacctgcagctgatctctgtctgaatacctgagtgtgtgtgttgcagactGCAGGACATGGAGACTCAGTACcggaaagagaaggaggaggctgatctgctgctggagcagcacAGACTGGTGGGTCCTGATCTATCTCAGCTCACCTGCTGacggatgatggatgatgggtgactcttccctgtgtgtgtgtgtgttcagtatgCAGACAGCGACAGTGGTGACGACTCGGACAAGCGATCGTGTGAGGAGAGCTGGAGACTGATCTCCTCCCTCAGAGAGAAACTACCTGccaacaaggtgtgtgtgtgtgttggggggaccagcagcaggatgctcctCCGTCTTAGACCCACATGTTGATTTCCTGCTACACGGCCCTCTGAGTCTGGTCTGGTCtgacctctgctcctctgtgtgtgtccaggtgcaGTCCATCGTGAAGCGCTGTGGTCTGCCCAGCAGCGGGAAGAGACGGGAGCCTCTCAGAGTGTATCAGAtccctcagaggaggaggatcagCAAGGATCCCAAACGGGTCACCATCGAAGACCTCCGCATGCAGGCCGTCAAAGAGATCTGCTACGAGGTCCTAAACACACATACTCAGTCCTCTGTCCACGTTTAAACAAGCGGTTTTCCAACCtgttcccctgtgtgtgtgtgtgtggcgcccCCCTCAGGTGGCTCTGGGAGACTTCCGTCACTCCCGGCAGGAGATCGAGGCGCTGTCCATCGTCAAGATGAAGGAGCTCTGCCGCATGTACGCCAAGAAGGACACCAACGAGAAGGACACCTGGAGAGCCGTGGCCCAGGACGTCTGCGACACTGTGGGCattggagaggagaggagcccCCCCactgaggaggggggaggaggagaagggggaggcggacagacagcagagggaggagagaaggtgTATGACCTGAAGGCTCACATTGATAAGCTGACGGATATTTTGGAGGTGAGTGTTGTTGCAGTGATGTTGCTCTGAGTGTCAGTGGAGGAGGTGACACGTGTGGCTCCTGCAGgaggtgaagctgcagaacAACATGAAGGACGAGGAGATCAAAGCTCTGAGGGACAGGATGATCAAGATGGAGAGCATCATACCTGTCCAGGTACGTCAGCACCCCCCCGCCCGTCAGCTGgtcctctctgtcactctgctctgactcctccctctctttaccAGGACGACGACCTGAACGGCGAAGGAGACGGGGCACCTCCGAGAGAGGAGAGCGGGGCCAGCGACGGCCCGGCTCAGCCAGACGGCCGAATCCAGCGCCTGATGGAGGAGGACCCCGCATTCCGGAGGGGTCGCCTCCGCTGGCTGAAACAGGAACAGCAACGCATCCTGAACCTGCAGCAACAGAACATCACCAAGAAACTGCGAGGACAGACCCAAAGCCAAGGTCAGCGCCGAACCCTGCAGCTGTCGTGTGTTAGCCACAGCTAAAGCTAACGGCTCTTTGTTACTGCATCTCCCCCCCGCAGGTCAGAACGCCCCCACTGTCCCTGTTCATCTCCCAGGAACAGGCCGCTTCATACCGCCACAGGAGCGCAAGCTCAAGTTCCCCTTCAAGAGTAACCCCACCCACCGGTTGTCCTGGGGACCGGCCAGCGCCGCCCTGCAGGCCCTGGGTTTTGGCGAAGGAGGAGTGGAAGACGGGGGAGAGCAGAGGGAcgatggaggaggagtggaggggCTAGGTTCTCCCTCGCCTTCGCCACCCCTCCAGGGTCAATCTGTAGGTCTCTTGCCGCTCCCCTTCCCAGCTGGACCCCCTCGTATGCGAACCCCGAGCCCGCATCGCGCCTGGCAACAGCGTAACCAAGACAACCTGGGTAACCAGGGCGGTTTCCGCAACCAAAACCAGCAGCGCCGCTACCGCCGCAACTCTCTGGACAGCTCCCCACACGGCAGCAACAGCTCCGAGCAGCATCACGGTGGCGGCAGTGGAGGTCATCAGGGGAGACCCAGACAGAGGAGGGGGTTATCACCTGGGccggggggggagagaggaggggagagaggggggaagggaggaggaagggacagagacagagatggcgGCTTCCATTACAGCCAACACCAGTACCATCAGTACCATCACCATCCCTACTACAACCCCCACAATGCACCATTCCAGCCAGGCCCTCCCCACAGCTACCACAGCCTGCCGCGGTCTGGGCCCCCCCCTCTTCCTGCTGACATGATATTCGGGGTGGGGCCACCACCAGGCGGGTGGGCCTTCACCACCCCGCCCCGAATGAGACGGCAGTTCAGTGCACCGGACCTCAAAAACGACAATAAAGAGACCCCCAACTGACCTCTGAGACAGGgcggcttctgattggctgcaggatgCAGACCATCCTGATGCTGtagagagtgtgtatgtgtgtgtgtgtgtgtgtgtgtgagcagtcgGCCCGTCACacaacaaataacacacacatcctgtatcttctgtcctgctgtgtgtgtgtgcagatagcCTTTACGTTAGCGCCGGTTAGTTGTTGCCGTAGTGGCAGAGAAACTGTTGGGCCGTGAGGTAAGATCgcctttttatttgttgttattttttactGGTGTTGGTGTCCTGATGTAGTCTTTGTAAACAGTGCCTTAAAGCCAGGGTGTGAGCGCCTGTTAGCGCAGGATGTAGCGATTGGACTTCTGTGTTAGCTTGGCCAGATTACAAATGGATGGCTACACTACACGAGCACAGGTGTTAGCTTAGCCAGCGCAGCCTGCATGTCGTACAGGCGTTATggtttattttactttgaacAGTTACTAATTAGCATAACCATTTCACATTTCCATACATTTGGCTAAGATATGAGGCTCATACAGGAAGtagcacaaactgcagttcctcaagtgtccacttgaggctagctcccaaagtgagtcaatccccatagacctcctgAAGCTCATAGTTGCCGTTTCACCCACGCGACTTGAATGCTGCATTGCCGAGTGCTACAAACCAAAGAGTGTTGCTCTGAGGCGCCACCTACAGGCAGACTGGGAAGAGGTTTCTATGTTTTACCGGAcggtttgtgtgtatatttgaaGTGTATCTGACATGTTTTATGAATCTATTTTAAAACACATGCTGACGGTGTGTTCACTGTCTCTGGCAATCGTGGGAAATGGTAGAAAGTGATTTGCAACAGATGGGAGGAATATGTACGACTTTTACGTGGCGTTGGAGACGTGTAGGGATCATGAAGGGTGATTGATTATGTAGGGAAATGTAGTGAGAGATGGAAGAAGACGGAGACACAATAAGCTTTGACTTTGACACTACGTGTTTGTGCGAGGATAATTTTCTGCTGTAAGGATCTGACACTGCAGCCACGCGTCAGGAAGCTGGAAGCTGGCCGCCTGGTGTCTTGATGTTGCCTTTAATGTCACGGTTTGTTTCGCTGTCATGATGTTTTCTGTGGTTATACTTTTTGATGTGTTCACTGCACATCTGGAAAAAGAGGAGATTTCAACCACGCCTTC
This window encodes:
- the LOC114436563 gene encoding kinesin-like protein KIF1C isoform X1 → MAAASVKVAVRVRPFNSRELGRNAKCVIQMQGNTTCISNPKQPKDGAKNFTFDYSYWSHTSAEDASFASQRQVYKDIGEEMLLHAFEGYNVCIFAYGQTGAGKSYTMMGKQEPGQEGIIPQLCEDLFERTGENTDPDLTYSVEVSYMEIYCERVRDLLNPKSVGTLRVREHPILGPYVEDLSKLAVTGFTDIRDLMDVGNKARTVAATNMNETSSRSHAVFTIVFTQRRRDQMTSLDTEKVSKISLVDLAGSERADSSGAKGTRLKEGANINKSLTTLGKVISALAEMQSNKKRKSDFIPYRDSVLTWLLKENLGGNSRTAMIAALSPADINYEETLSTLRYADRAKQIRCNAVINEDPNAKLIRELKAEVGRLRNLLFSQGLQELLDNTLNNNNGPAGVMGVSSSPLQLALTANGVTSPKNGSAPPAAEPASAGDTPADPDHPMEEGEEGEEAVTTETITKEEVAERLMETEKIIAELNETWEEKLRKTESIRLEREALLAEMGVSIKEDGGTLGVFSPKGTPHLVNLNEDPLMSECLLYYIKEGVTRVGQQDVDIKLSGQFIKEIHCVFVSEINEQGEVEVTLEPLVGAETYVNGKQITEAVILKQGNRIVMGKNHVFRFNHPEQARLERERTVTAEQQGEPEDWNYAQRELLEKQGIDIKLEMEKRLQDMETQYRKEKEEADLLLEQHRLYADSDSGDDSDKRSCEESWRLISSLREKLPANKVQSIVKRCGLPSSGKRREPLRVYQIPQRRRISKDPKRVTIEDLRMQAVKEICYEVALGDFRHSRQEIEALSIVKMKELCRMYAKKDTNEKDTWRAVAQDVCDTVGIGEERSPPTEEGGGGEGGGGQTAEGGEKVYDLKAHIDKLTDILEEVKLQNNMKDEEIKALRDRMIKMESIIPVQDDDLNGEGDGAPPREESGASDGPAQPDGRIQRLMEEDPAFRRGRLRWLKQEQQRILNLQQQNITKKLRGQTQSQGQNAPTVPVHLPGTGRFIPPQERKLKFPFKSNPTHRLSWGPASAALQALGFGEGGVEDGGEQRDDGGGVEGLGSPSPSPPLQGQSVGLLPLPFPAGPPRMRTPSPHRAWQQRNQDNLGNQGGFRNQNQQRRYRRNSLDSSPHGSNSSEQHHGGGSGGHQGRPRQRRGLSPGPGGERGGERGGKGGGRDRDRDGGFHYSQHQYHQYHHHPYYNPHNAPFQPGPPHSYHSLPRSGPPPLPADMIFGVGPPPGGWAFTTPPRMRRQFSAPDLKNDNKETPN
- the LOC114436563 gene encoding kinesin-like protein KIF1C isoform X2 → MAAASVKVAVRVRPFNSRELGRNAKCVIQMQGNTTCISNPKQPKDGAKNFTFDYSYWSHTSAEDASFASQRQVYKDIGEEMLLHAFEGYNVCIFAYGQTGAGKSYTMMGKQEPGQEGIIPQLCEDLFERTGENTDPDLTYSVEVSYMEIYCERVRDLLNPKSVGTLRVREHPILGPYVEDLSKLAVTGFTDIRDLMDVGNKARTVAATNMNETSSRSHAVFTIVFTQRRRDQMTSLDTEKVSKISLVDLAGSERADSSGAKGTRLKEGANINKSLTTLGKVISALAEMSNKKRKSDFIPYRDSVLTWLLKENLGGNSRTAMIAALSPADINYEETLSTLRYADRAKQIRCNAVINEDPNAKLIRELKAEVGRLRNLLFSQGLQELLDNTLNNNNGPAGVMGVSSSPLQLALTANGVTSPKNGSAPPAAEPASAGDTPADPDHPMEEGEEGEEAVTTETITKEEVAERLMETEKIIAELNETWEEKLRKTESIRLEREALLAEMGVSIKEDGGTLGVFSPKGTPHLVNLNEDPLMSECLLYYIKEGVTRVGQQDVDIKLSGQFIKEIHCVFVSEINEQGEVEVTLEPLVGAETYVNGKQITEAVILKQGNRIVMGKNHVFRFNHPEQARLERERTVTAEQQGEPEDWNYAQRELLEKQGIDIKLEMEKRLQDMETQYRKEKEEADLLLEQHRLYADSDSGDDSDKRSCEESWRLISSLREKLPANKVQSIVKRCGLPSSGKRREPLRVYQIPQRRRISKDPKRVTIEDLRMQAVKEICYEVALGDFRHSRQEIEALSIVKMKELCRMYAKKDTNEKDTWRAVAQDVCDTVGIGEERSPPTEEGGGGEGGGGQTAEGGEKVYDLKAHIDKLTDILEEVKLQNNMKDEEIKALRDRMIKMESIIPVQDDDLNGEGDGAPPREESGASDGPAQPDGRIQRLMEEDPAFRRGRLRWLKQEQQRILNLQQQNITKKLRGQTQSQGQNAPTVPVHLPGTGRFIPPQERKLKFPFKSNPTHRLSWGPASAALQALGFGEGGVEDGGEQRDDGGGVEGLGSPSPSPPLQGQSVGLLPLPFPAGPPRMRTPSPHRAWQQRNQDNLGNQGGFRNQNQQRRYRRNSLDSSPHGSNSSEQHHGGGSGGHQGRPRQRRGLSPGPGGERGGERGGKGGGRDRDRDGGFHYSQHQYHQYHHHPYYNPHNAPFQPGPPHSYHSLPRSGPPPLPADMIFGVGPPPGGWAFTTPPRMRRQFSAPDLKNDNKETPN